The following DNA comes from Hordeum vulgare subsp. vulgare chromosome 3H, MorexV3_pseudomolecules_assembly, whole genome shotgun sequence.
TGGGTATTGCTGCAACAACAGGATTTACAACAATTTTGCTTCGCATGGTCTTCATGGTGCCTACAATGATATGACAATTATTAGTTTAGGCAACATTAATGTTCATATTTCTGTAAACTCGTATATCTCTTCAATATTGTTTCGATACTTTGGTGTGGAACTCCTTCCCTATTTGACGTGTTTATGTCATGAGATTTATTTAGTTTTTACAAATTTGAATGTATTTTTAGcaataaaatataaaaacactGTATATTATTCCTCTTATAAAGAGTAATCTAAACATATAGATAATATTGATCATAAAGTAAATTGTCATGCCTTTGCAAGAATTATGTTACCAAAATTTGATTAAATGCACTAATTTCTACTATGTTCACCTAATTTACTTCCCCTTCAATAAACTTAAATGTGAATTTCCGCCAAACGTGTTGTAGACTTAAGAAAAATCTAGTCAAGAAAGTAGTAGAATCCATTGATAGAGAAATGAAAGCTTCTTTGTTTGGTTTTTGCACGAAATCCACAACTTCAAAGCAACTGTAGTCTTTTATATGGAGAAAAAAAAATACTTCTGTGATGTGTTTTTGTGGTGGCATGTTAAGGTTTTCCTGAGAAGTTCTAGTGAATGTATTTTTTATAATCTACATGCAAAGTCTCATATCAACGCGCTACTTTATAATTTGATGTGACATTGTAATGTTTGAAAAGGTGAACTTTTGGTCACTAAACCATATTGATTTAGGTTATTATGTTTGACCCGTATCTCATGGTGTCACTTGCATATTATACATAGCCCTTTTATGAAATGATTTTGTCCATAAGTAGGGTTGTCGGTGTTTCATACTCGCAATGCCTCCGAGAGACGACCAATTTGTCGAGAGATACCAGTGTGTGGGGGGTCTAGACCATCACGATGGTGGTGCGTCTTGTAGCATGTTGGCATATGAGACCGCACGGTGTTGCTCGATGTCGGGACCATGGTCCATGGAGGGGGCGCATCTTGACCGCTGGCTTGTCGGAAGTGAGTTCGCCGAGCTAAGATCATGACCCCTCTTATTTTGGGGGAGTGCATCGAGCTGACCTCTGTCGAGCATTCTTGCAACCATCAGGACTAGACTCCATGGGGCAAGATGTGTGGGACTCGAGGCATGACCAAGGAACCTTTCACTGGGGAGGAGGCATCCAAATCCATTCGAATGGGAAGAACTGACCCTTGGGAAAGAGGTCAAGACATATCTAACTTCCCACCGTTTTGGAGATGAGGTGGAGGGGGCAAGGAAGAGGTCCTGACTTTGCCTGAGGTCGCCGATCTGAGTTGAGGAGGCCATCCTGATCCGGATTTGCGCGTGTCGCCCCTACCAAGCGTGCCAACTGTTAGTGCTCCATGCCGAAAGTTTCGTCAATTGGCAACTGATTTGATTAAAGGGACATGTGCACAGGGCATTTGGGTGGTAAGgcaaagaacatgggatttacctAAGCttgccctccccccccccccgagacgATTGAACACCCTACTCTGCCTCTGGTGTTGCATTGATTTGGTGCTTGTGAACGATCAAGGAGAACATCCATGGAGAAGTGTTGCTTGGACTACAAGCTCTCTATCTATATGCGTAGAGCTTGGAGATGGTGGTAGTTATGAAAATCTAGTTGTGGGGTTCTCTATATTCTCTATCATTTTTGTAAGGGTCCCTAGTTTGCCTTATAGGCTCTCCATTGAGCCAGGGTTGCATGACTTCGGGTCTGACGCAATGTAGCCGAAAGGAGGTCCCCATCCCTTGGCCACCCGACCCAAGAATCAATATCCTGCTCCTCGAGGCTAGTCCCTAGCATGGAAGCGTGCCTCCTGGCCCATATTAGGCCCTCCCGAAGCAGACCGTGATAGTCTTCTTCATGTGTGTGGCATACTCATCCTAGTAGTCCGGTCTATCCGTCATTCCCCCGTCAAGGACCCATTGTCACATTGCAACTTTGGCCTTGCTCATTTCCTCCTGTCTACTTTCTTGTATTTGATACCACAACCTCTTTTAGTcaatgattttgattttgataataTCTATATTGAAAAACTATGAAAGTCACATGAGTCATAACCACCATTCACGTGGTGGTGTCCCACCTCTTCTTAAGTCGTCTAGTGCAACTATTGTCCATGTTGTTATGCATTCATCTCCTCGTGTTCAAACTAAGTGATACACAATCATGTTGTGTACAAAGTGTGACTAAATTAATTTAGTTTATATAATGACACATTTAAACACTTATGTTCCAACCCTATGTTGTGCTTCCTTCACATGTAATAGGGGGCTGGCACGAGTCGAAGCTCCCACCCCATGTCGTCACAAGTGCATGTATACATGCTCAATAACCCTTTATATTTCAAATAACAATATGTCATATTATAGGGTTTTCCATCCTTGTACTCATTTTTCTACCTCGTCTCGAAGTTCTAGCTTTACAACTATTTGCATCTCATCGTTCTCCTGCCTATCAATCTCCTTCTCGTCTACCTTGTGAAAATGGCGATGTGAACATGAGTGGTGATGGGGCTATGAGTAGAGGCTTTACTTGAGAGAGGGAAGGAGTCAAAAAGTATAAAGGGGATggaagagaaaaaggagaagcagAGGGAAGATGCCACTAATTGATGGGAATACTATGAAATCAAGGGTTTATTGCATAGTATGTTCCTCAAATGCCATATAGGCCAAAACCAAAGGTATTATCAATGTCCAAAAATGACCAAGTTACTTAGCGAGTTATGCAAATATGATGTTGAGGTTGGGGTTGCAAACTAAATTAAAGGGAAGAGTTGAGGTACCAAGCATAGGTTTGGGTGCAAAATAATTGGTCTTGGAGTGAAGATTATAAAGCACATCGCAACAAATAATTTGGAAGCTAAAAGTCGATTTTATTGTAACGATTGTGTTGCCACTTGGCAAATCACTAGCATTAGTGTAGGTTTGGGAGAGTCCTCCATTTCGCATTTGCCTAGGTTATAGTTGTAGGATATTAGCAGGTTGGCTTTGGGTTGGTTCTCACCTCCGGTGTGATGACACATATTGGTGTATTTTCACACACGCACAGTAGTAATGATTGGCAATGGTCGTAAGACACTTTTTTGCATGAGGATGGATTACCCGGTGACCCTTCGAAGAATTGTTCCCATGGATTATTTAGGTTTGCCAACAGGCTTTGAAGAAAATCCTTGAATTGGACTCAATAATAATAATTGGATCCATCCTGCTGCCAAGATTACTTCAGTGGCTCAGTTGACAAGAGTTTACTCATATTTGGGGGTGCCGCAAGATGTAGTCATTTACCTGGACCGAGTATACTCTATCGACGGGTTCATTTCTCATATGGGGTTTCTCCTTGCGAGTAAGATTTGAAAGGCTAAGACTGAACCAAAATGTCATATCTTTCCATGGTTAGCTCTTCATAATCATGTCCTTACTTTTCATAACCTTGAAAGGTGTGGTTGGTCCTATGGCCACTTTTTGTGCCTTTTGGTTTGAGCTCGAGACTATTCATGTCCTTTGAATAGGTTGCCCCTTTAGCCATGAAGTATTTTTGTTAGTGAAGAGTTGGAACGTCATCCATCTTGCCAACCATAGACCGAGTGTCATCTCTATGGATGTTTCATGGGATCTTCTCTCATCGGCCAATGTCAAGGACTTGTGGAGTCGCTATAGATGACTGCTCATTTCTGctttctactccctctgtcccaaaataagtgtcgttgatCTAATACAAAATTTGTACCAACTTAGTACAAAAtccacgacacttattttgggacgaaggaagTAGAATATATGGTAGGAACATAATAGATACAATTTCAACATTGCACTCTCTGTCAAATTGATGTAGCTCTCGTCCCCCTGGAAGATTCAACACAATGTGGTTTAGCATTCATCAATGGACAGTTCATGACACTGCCTAGGTGATTGACCTTTTGGTTGAGCAGATGTCTTAGTGATAAAATTCATAGGCCATGAGGGCCTTGGAGAATCATATATCTTTTTTAAGGGACCTGCGGTTTAACCTACAGTAGCATGCCATCGCAGGTCCCGCTTTATGAGGTTTACACCCAAATCCATTCCTAATGGATATGGATTAGGACAATTCTCCTTTGAATCTTCCCAAAGCAAAGTTTACCTATTACGATCTCGACTTCCAaacaaacaaatatgcatgcaggtgtgcatcaaacttgttCAGTTTTTTTCTGCTATATGTAAACACTACCTTGGTTCTTCAATTAGAATTTAATGCCATTTTACATGATATTGTCTTTATCATTGTGTGTGTGTATCAACTAACATGTCCATTCTGGTTGCTTATGTGTGGTGGTCCTTGATTCTCGAGGCCTATAGTTCTTCCATGGTTCCATTAAGTACAAACTCATTGGAGGGCGATTTTCCTCACCATGTGAGTAGAGGAGCATTTTCTCAACTTGAACCTGGTTACACTCTAGCTCTTGGAGTGCTAGTATTACCATTTGGAGTATGTATGATTTATCTTTGTAAACAAATTATGACATTTATTTTCTTGTATGTGTTCAACTATAGAAAAGAACGTTGGGTGTCTCTATTGGGACACGAGTGGAGGAGAATTAGGACTTGTCAACTCGTAATACGCCCCTCACCTAGAAAAACACGGTGAATCCTAGTTCTGGGGCTAAACATAACAAATCTCCATCTCATAATTAGATATGGGAATTGCATTGATTATGACCTCTTGGGCAAAGTCCTAAGGTTGTAGGACAACAAAATACCATAGCTCAAGCAGAACACCCAAGTTTGCAAGGGTATTTTCCTGAGTTCCGTTGGGgggtcggtgtcaccaagttgaacATTAAGCTCGTCGTCTACATAAAGGGCATATGGATCCAATCAAGGTATGGCATGTCATACATCAATGTAAGATTCAATGAAAAATACATGAATTGCATCCCCTATCCAATAATATTCCATTGGGACTGCAATCACACCTAGGTTCCACTCCTTGATACGTGTTACCGAAGGAATGGAAATTTTCTAATATGTGTATTTCAAGTGTCTACAAACCGCACTGCTCCAAATTCCATGGCAAGAGGCTAAAAGGCAAGTATGTTTTGTCACTTACCCTTTAGCGTGGATAAGAAGGTGAATTGCACCATTGCATTCAAGCGGGTTCACATTTGAAACATTTAAAGTTATCAgagatgacactcttttgtggATAGATACGTGGGACAGTAAAGTCCACAAACTATATTACTAATATGAATGGTTGCTACTTGTCAAATAATTGGCCACTATGATGCTTGATAATGGGACACCTTGATATGACAGGTATAGCCTAACACATCATCGCGTTCATGCAAGCACTCCCAAAATTATGCCTTGAAAAAGGGACGAAGAAGGAGCCTCTTCATGCCATTGAGAAAGCAGTCGAAGAGTTCTAATGCCTAGGCAAAGGCTTTCAAAGTTTTCTTCATCGGTCCTACCTAGAATCAAGTGTCACAAGTGACCTCTTCTAAGTATGGAGTCACCACCAACATAACCTGTCGTTATACAGTTCCTTTGGATTATTCTCGAAGGCTCCTTCGATTGGAAGCTCTTTGTAGTGTGTACCATCACAGTGATGATGCTTGCCTTGTGAGGTAATAGACCTAGGAGCCTTTCCTCCCATTGTTAAAGCGTCTTCATGTAGGCCTATTATTCTTGCTCACATTCATACGAATGTTGCACAATTGGATAATATAGAGTGATCTCGGACGCGGCCTCATCTAATGCATTTGGTGCCCTATAGTTGTAGTTGCTTGTGTGGTGGAGTGTAAACACCCAAGGACAATATCTCGCACGCTCCTTTCTCAAAAGTCTTGCTTAGCCTTTGGGTGTACAAAGTGATTTCCATAAGCCAAGGCTCCAAAATTAAGTAAGCTTTATTGGTGACATAAGACATTCGAACATTGAAAGCACACCAATAAGGCATTCGCTTGGTAAGAAGAAGCATAGGGCAAAACACATGCATGCCATACATATTTTGTGAGCAAATAGGGTGCATCACCTCTTGAAGATCCTATTAGGTTGTGCTCCAAGAGATATATTCCATCACACTCTAATCTCATGTCTGCAAGTCAAACTTTGATCTTGCCTTTTAACAGAGTGATGGGACGGGACTATATACATGAGTTGATATTGTATGCCTTTATCCGCTTGATGATCAAGTAGGATCTTCCAATTTTCACCCGAGGTTCCCTTTATGCTCCAAGTGAGGACATGCTTCATGCTCTACCAAGGTATGTGTTATTGTCCTAGGTCGTATTATACTAACCAACCATGGTGCTACTTGTCAAAGTTCTTTATAGTGAGAACCTTCATATGCCGAAGGTGGAATAATTATGGTGGGTTTTCTACAATGGCCCTAGTATTGCCCCTTTCGAGCATCTGAGTGGTTCTTCcatttccaatgcatgcaatccagGGATTCAGCATACCTGAAAACACTCTTTGATTCTCCAAGTGCCCTGAGCCTTGATGTGTCTGCGTCATTTGGTTCCCTCTATtaggcttcatgcactagccaacacaACCAAAAGTCAGAAAGAATGGAAAGGGCCAGATAAttcacatatacacttcaacatcACCTCTCACGTGTGATGCGGAAAAGTCAACATGTGGATAGACTCAAATGTATGGCTCAATAGGTCAATACGTGGACAAAGGGGGCAACAAACAATTTTTGGATAAATTGCgaaagccaggacttgaactcaagaccttggtCTCTTATACCATGTTAGGCTTCATCCACTAACTAGTGTAACCAAAAGTctgaactgatggaaagggctaggcaatATACCATTCAACACCCCCTCTCATGTGATGTAGAAACTCAACATGTGGATAGACTCAAAGGTATGGTTCAAGAGGCCTATATGTGGACAGAGGATGCCTAGGCAATGtacatatacacttcaacaccccCTTTCACGTGTGATGCAGAAAGTCAACACGTAAATAGACTCAGAGGTATGGCTCAAAAGGCCTATAGATGGACACGGAGGGGCATCAACATTTTTTTATAAGATACGAAAGctaggacttgaactcaagaccttaggctctgataccatgttaaacTTCATGCATTAGGCAATCCATATATACACTTCAACACTCAAGTCGAGCTAGGAAATCCATGTACACTTCAACACTCAAGTACTCTTGTCCAAACACCTTGAACACTATAGTAGGAAATCTAACCATGGCTTTGAGGCATGTACTTTCAGACATCTAGAGGTACTCGTTCCATGAATCTACGACCATGCCATAGGAAACATCCTCATAATAGTCGTGCACTGCTCGTAACCAAAAAAACCAATGTTTCCAAGGGCATTCTTCTTTAGCTTGAAGTAATCATGATAGGCCCCCGCCACCTCGGTAGAAGCATTCGAACACATGTTGCTGCATCCAAAACTGACAATAGGAATAAGGTTCTAATAACGCATCACGGGCAAAGTAGTTCTCATACATCATAATGTGCCCTCATGCCCTTTGCCAATTCAACACTCGATGTCCCTTCATTGAACCCTTGAAGTTGAGAAAATGCTCCGCCGCACTCTTCGCGTCTTTAACAATCGCCCTCATCATCGCCGTTTCATCATATCCTCATCCAGCAAAGACAATTCGTGTGCTCCTCGTCTGAAACATCGTGTTTTCTCCTTGTCTGAAACCATCGTGTTTGCTTCAAAGTAACAATGAGAACGTCAAAATTTGGTTATGATATTTTGCCAATACTTGTCGGGCATGGTGTCAGCGATGGACAATGTCGGCAAGGGCGAAGGGTACCTTGGCGGCGACTGGATTGGGGATGGAACGGTGGCTTAGGCAAAGCTGGGTGAGCGCCTGGGTGGAGCAACAAAGGGCTGCCAAGGCTTGGGAGGCCCCTGGGATGCTACAACTGTGTCATCGGAGTTGGGGAGCGTGGCTACAAAGCATAATGTTGGACCAAGTGGAAAAAACGAGGGCTCCGAGTGGTTTTTTGGGCGAGGCAGGCTATGAGAGTAAACCGTGGCGAACatccgaacccccccccccccaaacctccCCTCGGTTTGGTGCCGGTTTGCGGGACTTTGGACATCCGAACCAGTCCGGACAATTTTGATGACCTCCGGTGGATGGTACGGTGTGGACACTTGCGGGAGGTTTGGTGACCCGCATTGGAGGTTCCCTAACCTCCACAACCATGCCCATATTCGTCAGTTAGCCACAATGGTACATATCGTTATTTTGTATATCATGTCCATTTCGCATACGAGGTGGTACAACTGGTGATATATATGTATTGTGCCGAAGATGTACGATACAAAGTGATTTACATGTTTTTGAAACTCAATAACTTGAGAAACTAAATATTTGTAAACTATGTGATGGATAAGATGAGATTCATTTAGATCTTTTTAAGTTTTTATCTTCTTACCAAATATGTGCTCTTCTTGCATAGGGGACTTGTTTATAAGTAGAAGATTGATTAAAGATAGTACTAAGAGCTTGTATACCAAGTTAACATGAAATAGCTCATAAGTATAACGATCTTAAAAGGTATATAGAACATGTACAACTTGAATAGTTTATTTTTCGGTTTCACTCTTATTATCAAACGAAGACATGTGTTTACGAGATATGCTCTAAATATCTTTGATGTCCTTTAGTATCACCAAATCATGACTTGACTCTCTAAGTTGACTTATTAAGCTTCACATTTGCAAGGTCGACCTGTTTTGTAACTTATGAATATTAGAGATTTAACTTAGTTTGTCCTTCTTTCAGCAAAGTTTATGGCATATACTATCTTTTGCATTGCATTTCTTGTTAAGATATTCATGTGTAAGCTATATAGTGAAGCGCATAAATTTGAACTCGGTAATATATAATTTGTAGGTTCTGTCAGCTTGACAAAGTTATACCATGATTTTGTATTTCCAAGCTTACTAAAATTCCCATCTCCATAAAATGTCTATTTGCATGTGCTCTCCAAAATTATTGTCATTACAAGTTCTTAAGAAAATAGACATTACAAAAGCTTCTGAAATTACACTAGGTAGGTATTGTTTCTGAAGGTAGAGACATAACCTATATACAGGTAAGACAGAAAGACATGAGTTCTATTTTACTGTTTTCTCATAGTACTTAGAACTGTGTTTGAATTGCCAGTCAGGGCATAAACATTTGAAAGTACAGTTTCCAAACGTTAATGTTATCCATTTGTTTTCAGCATAGAAGGTACATATGACCGCTATCAGGGATTTGCAGGAGCTGGAAAGGACCTGAATGAACGTGGTGCAAGTAGCAACAATGTAAATTAATTTCTATAGCTTTTCTTATTGCATAGCCTAGAGCTAGTTTAGGTGTGGACCATTTACCTGCCAAGCATCCTATTGTGGATTTAATAAGTGAGTATGTATGGAAATGCACTATGCATGATGAAGTGCTTGTAATCAAGGATTATGTTGCCTATGCACGGGACAAGCAAATGAATGCAAATATGATTATTACTTTTAATGTCGCTACTAGTTTATCTGAACAAGCCATTTATATATTCTATAATGTAAGTCTAGGTTGTAATTACAGCATTTTGTATACAGAATAGCCAAACTGTATAATATTTTATATACTCTTTTTAAGCAAGATTATCTTTACACGTCTCTGACATGATATGTTGGTTCTGAACCAGGATGGAGATCCTTCAAATATACAGTCAAAGCTTAAAGACATTGCTTCCTGGTAGCCCTTGAGGCCTTTCACAATACCTCCTAGTGTGTTATTAATTGTGCTTAGCCCAATGATGATTATGTGCAATCCTGAAGGTCTCTTCGAAACAATGCTGATGACTCAGATGCTAATGAGCTAGAGAAACTAGAGAAACTACTGACAGATGCTTTGAAGAATACAAAATCCAAGAAGGTACACCTATATGACTGTTGATATTTGTTACAACTTTTGCAGCAAGGAATCAAGTTTCTGGTTGCTGTTGCACCCTTGCGGTATCAGAAAAATGGCTCTGTTTTCGGCCATTTTCTGCAGTTTCGCTCTGGACGCTCTAACTAGACATATACAATCCATGGTTCCTTAACGAATTTCGTTTCTCCTACCTAATTGTGCAGGGTATGTATTTTTCATTTCGATTGACTATTGTCAAGCATTACAGATAGTTCAATGTAGTTGCATCTTGACTCTTGAGACAATGGTCCTGAATGTCTTAGTCCCTATATCTTGGCAAATGATAGGTAATAGAAAGAAAAGCAAACTCATTAGCTATTTCACAATGCATGTGGCTGTCCTTGATAGTTTCAGCATAGCTCAGAAGAAGTTTAACTGCTAGTACATTTTGTTAAATCAGCATAAAGGTAGATGTGCTATAGACCTTGATTGAATAGAAGTGTCATGTAATGTGAAGATAGCAGAAGACAACAGATGTTCTGGCTATACAAAAACAGGCTACCATTGATGTTTACCGTAACACTGGGACAAGTGGGTTCTGTTGTCATTTTTCTGAGAATTGTGTAGCTTATTCCATAGCATTAGTAAACCTGTCTACATTGCAGGCTGCCTGAAATGCCAGACAAAATGGAGATCAGAATAGATCATGTCAGTTACCTGCAAACAGGAAATTAAGTTTTGGAACAAAATCTGGTTGGAGAGTTAAATCAATACAAAGGCTATTTACGTGGCACGAGAGTTTAAGCaatacatatatatatgtatatatcaaAACACGATATTACTGTATCCTCTGAATCCATGTACAAAGACTTTACTCACAAGCTTTGCTTTGTTGTCGCTGGAGTGCAGATGTTGGCGCAACGAAATAGCGGTGCAGGCACGAGTGCGAGCGGCGAGACCTCCAATCGTCCTAGGGGACACGAGGAAGGAAGGACTTGAGCAGTCATGCTGTGCACACATTTGGTACGAGCAAAGCTCTGTTGCTGATGCCACACTCTTCCCCAGTTATTAGGCAGGAAAGAGTTGTGAAGGCTGCTGCTCTAAGGTGCAGCAGGGCAGAAGTGGCATATTCAATAAAAGGGTGCTGGGTTAATACCAGCAGTGTGTGTGTCATTGCTAAGTTGCTTGTTGCTTATTCTGTACATTGTGCTTTCGTAGAACTGTGTGACGTTGATGTTAACCTATCAGTCTGTTGCTAGTCTTCACAACACAGGTTATACACTGCTGAGTGAGAAATCAGTTTATGTGGATGCACCTTATATAGCCTGACGCAGATGCTACTACCTCTCAAGCTGGTTTTCCGTTCCATCCCATATTGCTGATTTTtcaaataataatagtaatatatCAAGAGTAGTATAATTTTTCATTTTGTATCCCCAAATAAAAATCCCGAGTGAAAAACTGAAATATATTGTGATCTTTTAAGTTGGATGAGTTGCAAGTGGAGACAGAATTAGAAAACAGCAAGCAAAGAGTTGAACCAGGCAGGCATTCGGTAGGCAGAGTTTGCTAATCCATCCATCCTTGCAGTAATCTCACCAATCAGTTCCGTCATGTTTGGAACCGCGCAGGAATCTTGGCATGCGGGCATTTTAGCAAGCGGCTTCCCTGCGATGGAAACAGTACCGACGCGAGAGCCTCAAGAAAATTTGGTACGACAGCGACAGCGAGAagagaaaacacacacacacacacctgagAAGATGTAAAGCCTGCAGACACCGGCGCGCACGACGCGAGCGCCCATCCGGCCGGCCTCCGGCAATGGCGGTCACCAACCGCGGATGCGCCTATAGCTTCCGGCTCTCCTCTTTCCCCAGCCATCGACCCCCAAGTTGGTCGCGTGCATGCCGGCTCTACATCACGCCTGCGAATCTGCGATGAATGTCATTTGCCTGAATCAGCTGAATAAATCGATCGATCCGCCATTGGCCGGCGCTCGCCGGAGCGGCGGCGTACATAAGGAAGGGGGAAGGCGTCGTCCCCTGCTTCTACCCTCTCCGGACTCCGGTGGTTCCGCTCTCGCCGCGTAAAGCTAAAGCTAAAGCTTAAAGCAGACTGGGGCGTGGCGCCGTTCAAACGGCCACGCGCGCCTGGCCACGTGGCGGGCCTCGCGCACCGAAACGTCACGCTGCCTGCGTCATATCACCAGCGGTCACTGTGCTACGCCCCATATCGGGCATGTCCTCTCCTCAGGGTCAGTCAATGACTCGCCTTTACGGTCAGTTCCTTTGCAGAGCGATGGCGGCCGGCGGGCAGGCGGCCCTTGGGCCGATttttttgttttgaccttttgttcTAAGAAATTTCGAAACTGaccttatttaaaaaaaatcaaatctgatttttttggtgAGGCCAACATCCCTCGCGTCTCGTTGGGAGACGGCAAGACCCCTGGAGTCTGGTACGGGCTGGCTTAACCGGCTGACCCGTTGAGTCTCTGACATGGTTTGATACGAGACGCCACGGACCCTGACGTCTGGTCCTGGACCAGACGCCAAGGACCCTGTCATCTCGTACCAAACGCCAAGGACCTTGGCGTCTCGTCCCAGCACACGCCGAGGTTCTTGGCGTTTGGTCGAGGACCAGACGTCAGGGTCTCTGGCGTCTGGTACAAAGCCACGTCACAGACTCAGCGGGTCAGCCGGTCATGCCAGCCCGTACCAGACGCCAGAGACCTTGGCGTCTCCCATGCAACCCAGACGTCACGGATGTTGGCATCACCAAAAGTGGTCAGATTCAAACTTTTTCAAATGTAAGGTCAATTCTGGAATTTGTTAGGGTAAAAGGTCAAAAATAATTGTCCACCCTTGGGGATGTGTTGGGGATAAAGCGGGCTCAAAAAGTTAGGCTGGAAGAAAGGGCGGACCAGCCAGGGGTTCGGCCGGTCGCGCCCGAACCGTCACGCCAACTCCAATCAACCGACCGAAGGAGACAATAATTTTACCTGTTTTCGTTCATTTGGATCGTTTATTGATTTTATGTCCGTCCCGTCTATGATTGGGATCGGCAACGCGTTAGATGCGCTGACCCATATTTGTTTGTGTGGTCAATTTTGTATTTTTTAAAAGCAAATGAAATAGCATAGTTTCACAACCGAAATAAAATCTAACAAAGTTTTACAAGCCCAATAAAAATTAGATTGTCTAAAAGATACActtattggttgccaacatgattctACATATACACAACCAAATCATCTTACAACCGAATATGAGTTTTCCAATCAcgcatttcatgatgaaattggatGAACTGTGCAAACGATGCCGCTTCTCCGCCATGCTGAGGCACCACATTATCACCCTGAAACTCAAACCCTTGATCGTGGAGATGTTCCGGGCGCTCATTCTCTCcgatcatattatgcatgatTACACAAACAGTCATCATTTCCCATAACTTCTTGGTGCTCCGAATTCTAGCAGGATATCGAActatgccccatcgagattgcagaACACCAAAGGTACGCTtgacatccttcctagcactctcttgctaatgggcaaatcttttcctcttctcttcgacagggttggagattgtcttcacaatgGTGGTCACCGTGGATAGATTCCGTCAGCTAGACAGTATCCTTTGTTGTAGTTGTGACCGTTGATGTTAACATTGATCGGCGGGTTATTGCCTTCGGCAATCCTTGCAAACACCGACGatcgttgaagcacgttgatatcattgtgtgatccggTCATGCCAAAGAAAGAGTGT
Coding sequences within:
- the LOC123445264 gene encoding MADS-box transcription factor 51-like; its protein translation is MARRGRVELRRIEDRTSRQVRFSKRRSGLFKKAFELAVLCDAEVALLVFSPAGRLYEYASSSIEGTYDRYQGFAGAGKDLNERGASSNNDGDPSNIQSKLKDIASWSLRNNADDSDANELEKLEKLLTDALKNTKSKKMLAQRNSGAGTSASGETSNRPRGHEEGRT